One genomic region from Evansella sp. LMS18 encodes:
- a CDS encoding TetR/AcrR family transcriptional regulator — protein MKAKKDKLSKQSERTKSHLKKAFTELINEKGYSHVSITDIVTRAQYNRTTFYLHYTDKEHITEELRKEMFTQVKCKSVDRYVKGKEVYVASMGPRSFDLIHYIFENKDFFNLYLKEDTIPGLYQDLPRAIYETLEEEFILSAAGKNNINSAQQKLYMAHGTAGLILEWIRTGYEASADEVSLQLVEILKSFAKGFKISFNGREAYE, from the coding sequence ATGAAGGCAAAGAAGGATAAGCTTTCAAAGCAGAGCGAACGGACGAAATCCCATTTGAAAAAAGCTTTTACAGAATTGATAAATGAAAAAGGGTACAGCCATGTCTCCATTACGGATATTGTAACGAGAGCCCAGTATAACCGGACTACTTTTTATCTACATTACACGGATAAAGAGCATATAACAGAAGAGCTGCGGAAAGAGATGTTCACGCAGGTTAAATGTAAAAGTGTTGATCGTTATGTAAAGGGAAAAGAAGTCTATGTCGCTTCTATGGGTCCACGTTCCTTTGACCTCATCCATTATATATTTGAAAATAAAGATTTCTTTAATCTCTACCTGAAGGAAGATACGATTCCGGGGCTGTATCAGGATCTTCCCCGGGCTATTTATGAAACGCTTGAGGAAGAGTTTATTTTGTCTGCCGCCGGAAAAAACAATATAAATTCCGCTCAGCAGAAGCTGTACATGGCTCATGGAACCGCAGGGCTGATTCTGGAGTGGATAAGGACAGGCTACGAGGCTTCAGCAGATGAGGTTTCGCTTCAGTTAGTGGAAATACTAAAGTCTTTTGCTAAAGGATTTAAGATTAGTTTTAACGGACGGGAGGCCTATGAATAA
- a CDS encoding Ger(x)C family spore germination protein produces MKLLLLCILLILTAGCWDQLRLNDVDLIYAMGIDKTEEGDYKATVSVPRSSGGQDSEHLTSDTFSTTGKTIRELRVNLDNTIGGLLDSSKIRAILVQKTLAEEDLYTILDSFYRDPRAPLASKILISEGTAEELFQAITGKPELISEYFVDLVQSAERDAIVPIVNLQNICPVMLDKGRDFHLPLISSLSPTGNNALITGSALFNGKKMAGQLNNKESIIANLLSDLVSNNEKIIMTTSLPDNGQSESHGYITYQIDEYKTKMHIVPREGIYETEVNLQLFLNVLEYPPDKLSEHNTVAKLNQDIEEDLQTVTDNTVKKLQESRTDLLGIRREIMAFHNDKFEEEEAVWKESFAEMAINVNVEVEIIHHGIIN; encoded by the coding sequence ATGAAGCTTCTCCTGCTATGTATATTACTGATACTTACAGCTGGCTGCTGGGACCAGTTAAGGCTGAATGACGTGGATTTAATTTATGCCATGGGAATTGATAAAACGGAAGAAGGGGATTACAAAGCCACCGTAAGTGTTCCCCGAAGCAGCGGAGGACAGGACAGCGAGCACCTGACTTCCGACACCTTCTCCACTACAGGAAAGACGATAAGGGAGCTGAGAGTAAACCTTGATAATACCATTGGCGGACTGCTTGATTCCTCAAAAATCAGGGCCATCCTCGTTCAAAAAACTTTAGCGGAAGAAGATCTCTACACGATTTTGGATAGTTTCTATCGCGACCCACGAGCACCACTGGCGTCAAAAATATTAATTTCGGAAGGAACGGCGGAAGAACTGTTCCAGGCAATTACCGGTAAACCCGAGTTAATTAGCGAGTATTTCGTAGACCTGGTTCAAAGTGCTGAAAGAGACGCGATAGTACCTATCGTGAACCTGCAGAACATTTGCCCTGTAATGCTGGATAAGGGGAGGGATTTCCATCTGCCGTTAATCAGCTCATTATCCCCTACAGGCAACAACGCTTTAATCACTGGCTCAGCCCTTTTTAACGGCAAAAAGATGGCTGGCCAGCTTAATAATAAGGAAAGCATAATAGCAAACCTCTTAAGTGACTTAGTTTCAAATAACGAGAAGATAATCATGACAACAAGTTTGCCGGATAATGGCCAAAGCGAGAGCCACGGCTATATTACTTATCAGATTGATGAGTACAAAACAAAAATGCATATCGTTCCAAGAGAAGGCATATACGAAACAGAGGTGAATCTGCAATTATTTTTAAATGTACTGGAATACCCTCCCGATAAGCTTAGTGAACATAATACCGTAGCAAAATTAAATCAGGATATTGAAGAAGATCTTCAGACTGTAACGGATAATACAGTGAAAAAACTTCAGGAATCCAGAACAGACCTTTTGGGGATACGGAGGGAAATCATGGCGTTTCACAATGACAAGTTTGAAGAAGAGGAAGCGGTCTGGAAAGAATCATTTGCCGAAATGGCCATAAACGTAAATGTGGAGGTTGAAATTATACATCATGGGATCATTAACTAA
- a CDS encoding GerAB/ArcD/ProY family transporter: MIQENKQFISPRQFMIFIIQTQIGAGFISLPFSVHTSERSSDGWITVLLIGIIIQILITLYTLLAKRFPSLTFFEITTAVFGKFIGKAISAAYILFFLLIAAHILIVYCTVIEVWVFPQTPDWVIISSMSLVALYLVKEKLQIITRYHTVICYLLFILPVLSLPAYGNVEFRYLLPVGGSGLFTILSKIPDGFLSFIGFEVMLFLYPFVKGTNKQKYLAATYSNIFFTVYTTYFSILTYIFFSPEELKLVPQPVLYILKAFTFPVFERVDILFLSTWTVLISTSLVSYAYLTALGVKQTLRLQHHKTAAPYVMALCTLIALYPRNDLTVEKFLGQVSILSIAFTIAVPVLVFLIALLFKKQKVSV; this comes from the coding sequence ATGATTCAGGAGAATAAACAATTCATTTCTCCCCGGCAATTTATGATTTTTATTATCCAGACACAAATAGGGGCAGGCTTTATTTCTCTGCCCTTTTCTGTGCATACTTCTGAAAGAAGCTCCGATGGCTGGATAACGGTGCTCCTGATTGGGATTATCATCCAGATCCTGATTACTTTATACACTTTATTAGCTAAGCGCTTCCCATCGTTGACTTTCTTTGAAATCACGACAGCTGTTTTCGGAAAGTTCATCGGCAAAGCCATATCAGCTGCTTATATATTATTTTTCCTGCTTATAGCGGCCCATATCTTAATAGTATACTGTACGGTTATTGAAGTATGGGTCTTCCCGCAAACACCTGACTGGGTAATTATTTCGTCCATGAGCCTGGTCGCGTTATACCTGGTGAAGGAAAAACTGCAGATTATCACCCGTTATCACACAGTTATTTGTTATTTATTATTTATCCTCCCTGTTTTATCACTTCCTGCATATGGAAATGTGGAATTTCGCTACCTGCTGCCAGTCGGGGGGAGCGGACTTTTCACTATTTTAAGTAAAATACCGGATGGTTTCCTGTCCTTTATAGGCTTTGAAGTGATGTTATTTTTATATCCTTTCGTAAAAGGCACAAACAAGCAGAAATATTTAGCGGCAACGTACTCTAATATTTTTTTCACAGTCTACACTACATATTTCTCCATTTTGACTTATATTTTTTTCAGTCCGGAAGAGTTGAAATTAGTTCCACAGCCAGTGCTTTACATTTTAAAAGCTTTTACTTTTCCGGTATTCGAGCGAGTGGATATCTTATTTTTGTCCACATGGACGGTTCTGATATCCACTTCTCTGGTTAGTTACGCCTATCTTACAGCACTCGGGGTAAAACAGACACTTCGACTGCAGCACCATAAGACAGCGGCACCGTATGTGATGGCTCTCTGTACGCTGATCGCCCTTTACCCAAGAAATGATTTGACCGTTGAAAAGTTTCTGGGCCAGGTCTCAATCCTAAGCATCGCCTTTACAATTGCTGTTCCGGTACTTGTTTTCCTGATTGCTCTATTATTTAAAAAACAAAAGGTGAGTGTATGA
- a CDS encoding spore germination protein: MDNNEKREISLSLNENTSFIENEFKDSQDIKTSYFTFKNKKAAAIFIETLINEEKLSKILFERLPGVENNPDEISEVFSSSTVTTEKNVDNIVDKLLDAYVVIFSEGSDQAICFSVPENLSRDMQEPSNEMVIRGAHNGFIEDLNTNIHLIRKRIANKNLAVKYFKVGKKTNTNIAILYMKEIANPSIVQEIEKRIRAIESDMIFNPGYMEEFLEDQPSSPFPEMLMTERPDRAMANILDGRVALLSADSPTALILPSGFFTFYQSPDDYNSRFIAGSFYRMIRMVAFFIAIFFPALYIATVSYHLEVIPGELIIPIKSSIERIPYPPIIEALIMELTIELIREAGIRLPSPIGQTIGIVGGLVIGDAVVQAGLVSNITIIVVASTAVASFVVPSPEMNTTVRMLRFPFMFAAASFGYIGISLCFILMVMNLCKLEPFGSPYFAPLAPLQLSGLKDSLIRFPNWKMSKRPKEVHPEKKTSQGTNRE; this comes from the coding sequence ATGGATAACAACGAAAAACGAGAGATCAGTTTATCATTAAATGAAAATACGTCGTTTATTGAGAATGAGTTTAAAGATTCCCAGGACATTAAAACCAGTTATTTTACCTTCAAGAACAAGAAAGCCGCAGCTATTTTTATTGAAACATTAATTAACGAAGAAAAGCTGTCAAAAATTCTCTTTGAGCGTCTGCCTGGTGTTGAGAACAATCCTGATGAGATCAGTGAAGTATTTTCCTCAAGTACTGTTACAACGGAAAAAAACGTAGATAATATTGTCGACAAACTCTTGGATGCCTATGTCGTTATTTTTTCAGAAGGTAGTGACCAGGCTATTTGCTTTTCCGTTCCAGAGAACCTTTCAAGAGATATGCAGGAACCGAGCAATGAGATGGTCATCCGTGGAGCACATAACGGATTCATTGAAGATCTTAATACCAATATCCACTTAATAAGAAAAAGGATCGCCAATAAAAATTTAGCAGTGAAATACTTTAAAGTCGGTAAGAAAACAAATACTAATATAGCAATTCTCTATATGAAGGAGATTGCCAATCCATCAATAGTCCAGGAAATTGAGAAAAGAATCAGGGCCATTGAGTCAGACATGATCTTCAATCCTGGTTATATGGAAGAATTTCTTGAAGATCAGCCCTCTTCCCCGTTCCCGGAGATGCTGATGACAGAACGGCCTGACCGGGCGATGGCAAATATTCTTGATGGCAGAGTAGCACTATTGTCCGCTGATAGTCCTACCGCTCTTATTTTACCGTCCGGTTTCTTTACATTTTACCAGTCACCTGATGATTATAACAGCCGCTTTATTGCAGGCTCTTTCTACAGAATGATTCGCATGGTTGCCTTTTTTATCGCGATTTTTTTCCCAGCGCTCTATATTGCAACCGTCTCTTATCATTTAGAGGTAATACCCGGTGAATTAATCATTCCAATTAAGAGTTCTATTGAGAGAATTCCCTACCCTCCAATAATAGAGGCCTTGATAATGGAATTAACCATTGAGCTGATTCGTGAAGCAGGGATACGACTTCCTAGTCCAATCGGGCAGACGATCGGAATCGTGGGCGGGCTCGTTATCGGGGATGCTGTCGTACAAGCTGGATTAGTTTCCAACATTACGATAATCGTAGTAGCGAGTACAGCTGTTGCCTCCTTCGTCGTCCCCTCTCCGGAAATGAATACGACAGTAAGAATGCTGAGGTTTCCATTTATGTTTGCCGCAGCATCCTTTGGTTATATCGGGATCTCTTTATGCTTTATTTTAATGGTTATGAATTTATGTAAGCTGGAGCCTTTTGGTTCCCCTTATTTTGCTCCTCTGGCCCCTCTGCAATTAAGCGGCCTGAAGGATAGTCTGATAAGGTTTCCTAACTGGAAAATGTCTAAAAGGCCGAAAGAAGTGCATCCCGAGAAAAAAACATCTCAAGGGACTAACAGAGAGTAG
- a CDS encoding pyroglutamyl-peptidase I, whose product MKTLLLTGFEPFLDFPVNPTMEIVNELDNEVINGYKVAGRILTVDFKRSGDQLVEEIDRVNPDAVISLGLAGGRFKITPERIAINCNDGEPDNTGYKPDGEKIDEAGEDGIFTTLPVKQMVAALGEKGYPAEISNTAGTYLCNNVMYRGLRYFQQQGRQVPSGFIHIPASHDLAKRHGKIPGWAQRDLTDSIRVCIGCL is encoded by the coding sequence ATGAAGACATTATTATTAACCGGATTTGAGCCATTTCTCGATTTTCCGGTGAATCCAACTATGGAAATTGTGAATGAGCTTGATAACGAAGTAATTAACGGATATAAGGTGGCAGGCAGAATTTTAACGGTGGATTTTAAACGTAGCGGCGACCAGCTCGTTGAAGAAATCGACAGGGTGAATCCTGATGCGGTCATTTCTCTTGGCCTGGCAGGGGGCAGGTTCAAGATCACGCCGGAAAGAATCGCCATCAACTGCAATGACGGGGAGCCTGACAATACTGGCTACAAACCTGACGGGGAGAAAATCGATGAGGCAGGAGAGGACGGCATTTTCACTACTCTACCTGTAAAGCAAATGGTTGCTGCCCTTGGAGAAAAAGGATATCCTGCGGAAATATCAAACACAGCCGGAACATACTTATGCAACAATGTGATGTACCGTGGGCTGCGTTACTTTCAGCAGCAAGGGCGCCAAGTCCCATCCGGATTTATACATATCCCGGCATCTCATGACCTGGCAAAAAGGCATGGTAAAATTCCTGGCTGGGCCCAGCGGGATCTGACGGACAGCATCCGGGTATGCATCGGGTGCCTGTAG
- a CDS encoding acyl-CoA dehydrogenase family protein, with product MSVISQDTSVRGKNTYSFDEFVSRREALDWYKDEPFLQKAVKKFAGTEYEEVHEKVSVFSPTVSSLFNRLAAEGARPEVRPYLLHYDAFNHRIDRIVRSGETLQLEKEVFGEGLFSSRQLTWESFVKRLLIHQVGEAGVTCPLTCTHGLIALLEEFPDEEHPELQEILMHTKEGINGDFAIGAQFMSEIQGGSDLPANVLEAVPDGKNYRLYGNKFFCSVAHADYSVVTAKITGSDKVSTFIVPSWLQGDKEKEKRNNYEINRIKWKMGTAEVPTGEIQYNGALAYPVAPKDKGVAVAVGIVLTLSRLEIGIACAGFMLRASREANLYSDFRSVFGKKIKEYPLAASKLKLMENAAERTTAGAFKIYDLFLQLDKPLNPGLKSDHPLETRKQLFNLRELILLQKISATKEGVEVLREAISVFAGHGVMEEFSSLPRIFRDVAVNEQWEGPRNLLLTQIYRDISRVAEWYPPADFVSNVLAGAPQETIEGFSEQLEDLLQKPVLGEVSEASIDAALEWDAFCNAFFKAYQEVALSEIK from the coding sequence ATGAGCGTAATTTCCCAGGATACTAGCGTAAGAGGAAAAAATACTTATAGTTTTGATGAGTTCGTTTCTAGGCGCGAAGCGCTTGACTGGTATAAGGATGAACCATTTTTGCAAAAAGCTGTGAAAAAATTTGCCGGTACCGAGTATGAGGAGGTTCATGAAAAGGTTTCTGTTTTTTCGCCCACTGTCTCCTCCCTCTTCAATCGTTTAGCGGCCGAGGGCGCCCGTCCCGAAGTTCGTCCATACTTACTCCACTACGATGCTTTTAATCACAGAATCGATAGAATTGTACGCTCCGGGGAAACGCTTCAGCTGGAAAAAGAAGTTTTCGGTGAAGGCCTCTTTTCCAGCCGGCAGTTAACTTGGGAAAGCTTTGTGAAGCGGCTGCTCATTCATCAGGTTGGAGAAGCTGGGGTTACCTGCCCATTAACATGCACGCACGGTTTAATTGCATTGTTAGAGGAATTTCCAGACGAGGAACACCCGGAACTACAGGAAATTTTAATGCATACAAAAGAAGGCATAAACGGCGATTTTGCTATCGGCGCCCAGTTCATGTCAGAGATCCAGGGCGGTTCTGACCTTCCTGCTAATGTGTTAGAAGCCGTGCCGGACGGAAAAAACTACCGATTATACGGAAATAAGTTTTTTTGCTCAGTAGCCCATGCGGATTATTCTGTCGTCACTGCCAAAATCACTGGTTCTGATAAAGTTTCTACCTTCATTGTTCCTTCATGGCTGCAGGGTGATAAAGAAAAAGAGAAGAGAAATAACTATGAAATAAACCGAATTAAATGGAAGATGGGTACTGCAGAGGTTCCAACCGGGGAAATTCAGTATAATGGCGCCCTGGCCTACCCTGTCGCTCCGAAGGATAAAGGGGTTGCCGTGGCAGTGGGCATCGTCCTTACTCTGTCCCGGCTTGAAATTGGCATTGCTTGTGCTGGATTCATGCTGCGTGCATCAAGGGAAGCAAACCTCTATAGTGATTTCCGTTCCGTTTTCGGGAAAAAAATAAAGGAATACCCTCTTGCGGCAAGCAAGCTGAAATTAATGGAAAACGCTGCTGAAAGGACAACTGCAGGTGCATTCAAAATTTATGACCTGTTTCTGCAACTAGATAAGCCGCTTAATCCAGGGCTTAAATCAGATCATCCTCTTGAAACGAGAAAACAGCTGTTTAACCTGAGGGAGCTCATTTTACTTCAGAAAATTTCTGCGACCAAAGAAGGCGTGGAAGTGCTGCGTGAGGCTATCTCCGTATTTGCAGGCCACGGGGTCATGGAGGAATTCTCCTCCCTGCCGCGTATATTCCGTGATGTAGCTGTAAATGAACAATGGGAAGGTCCACGGAACCTTTTATTAACGCAAATTTACCGTGATATCAGCCGCGTTGCCGAGTGGTACCCGCCAGCGGATTTTGTGAGTAACGTTCTTGCCGGAGCACCTCAGGAAACGATTGAGGGATTCTCCGAGCAGCTTGAGGACTTATTACAAAAACCAGTTCTTGGGGAAGTATCTGAAGCATCTATTGATGCAGCACTGGAGTGGGACGCATTTTGCAACGCCTTCTTCAAAGCTTATCAGGAAGTTGCTTTGTCAGAAATAAAGTAA
- a CDS encoding MerR family DNA-binding protein, giving the protein MTEERLFSISELASMFDISSRTIRYYEEVGMLTSERRESLSKQRSYTNQERRRLKMILRGKKLGFSLQEIKEMIELYESNPEGVEEKSRIIEHADRKIAEIDEQMSQLQILRDEIVAHKEKYQQQSDDSSSDDAAGDEKQSKEMV; this is encoded by the coding sequence ATGACAGAAGAACGTCTTTTTTCAATTAGCGAACTTGCATCGATGTTTGATATCAGCTCCAGAACAATTCGGTACTATGAGGAAGTAGGAATGCTGACTTCCGAAAGGCGTGAAAGTTTGAGTAAGCAGCGAAGCTACACAAACCAGGAACGGAGAAGATTAAAAATGATCCTCCGGGGAAAAAAACTAGGCTTCAGTCTGCAGGAAATAAAAGAAATGATTGAGCTTTATGAATCCAATCCTGAAGGAGTTGAGGAGAAGAGCAGGATCATTGAGCATGCTGACCGAAAGATTGCGGAAATTGATGAACAGATGTCCCAGCTTCAGATTTTAAGAGATGAAATCGTGGCCCACAAGGAGAAGTATCAGCAGCAAAGTGATGATTCTTCCTCTGATGATGCAGCAGGTGACGAAAAACAATCAAAGGAGATGGTGTAA
- a CDS encoding class I adenylate-forming enzyme family protein, with protein MGATVHGLLERNARKYPEKEAFITSSNRLTYAEMNSKCNQIARLLHDRGIKQGDRVAVMSRNNEHYFYAFFSLMKLGAIPMPVNIRLTPNEIVAILKGTEATGIFYEEELQDNVNEVENHLSLNYTFAIQSAAELAADYPDENLELPIDSRDVCEILYTSGTTGTPKGAVFNHERVLAIASAISIKFNLTNEDVMLTLMPLSHSAPINTFFMGGLYSGSSHVIGDFAPKTFLELIHQEKATFAFAAPIAYLLSSQDPDIDQYDLSSMRVFAYGGGPLALASYQRVVKAFKNENFYQVYGLTESGPNGILLNPEEHHTKAGSIGKYPTVNMELKIVHADGEETKPNEFGEIILSGDSLMLEYYKKPEETEVTIKNGWLYTGDMAYKDEDGYIYIVDRKKDIIISGGVNIYPREIEEVLAKHEAVSESCVIGAAHPEWGETVKAVVVAKEEVTEEELRAFVSNYLADYKCPRIYSFVEELPRNASGKILKQQVKQLV; from the coding sequence ATGGGAGCTACCGTACATGGATTGCTTGAGAGGAATGCGAGGAAATATCCGGAAAAGGAAGCGTTTATCACTTCCTCAAACCGCCTTACCTATGCGGAAATGAACAGTAAGTGTAATCAGATTGCGAGGCTTTTGCATGACCGGGGCATCAAACAAGGGGACAGGGTGGCTGTGATGTCCAGGAATAACGAGCATTATTTTTACGCCTTCTTTTCGTTGATGAAACTTGGCGCTATTCCTATGCCGGTAAACATCCGCTTAACGCCAAACGAGATTGTCGCTATTCTTAAAGGGACAGAAGCAACTGGTATTTTTTACGAAGAGGAACTGCAGGATAATGTAAACGAGGTGGAAAACCACCTCAGCCTTAACTATACGTTCGCTATTCAGAGTGCGGCTGAACTGGCAGCTGATTATCCGGATGAAAATCTGGAGCTGCCGATCGATTCACGGGATGTGTGTGAAATCCTGTACACTTCCGGAACTACCGGGACACCAAAAGGGGCAGTATTTAACCATGAACGAGTTTTGGCTATTGCATCTGCCATTTCAATCAAATTTAATCTTACAAATGAAGATGTAATGCTGACTCTTATGCCGCTGTCACATTCGGCTCCAATTAACACATTCTTCATGGGCGGCTTATACAGCGGTTCGTCCCATGTGATTGGAGATTTTGCACCTAAGACATTTTTAGAACTCATTCATCAGGAAAAAGCAACGTTTGCTTTTGCTGCGCCTATTGCGTATTTACTTTCATCGCAGGACCCGGATATAGACCAGTATGACCTGTCGAGTATGCGTGTTTTTGCATACGGGGGCGGCCCTCTTGCACTAGCTTCTTACCAGCGGGTGGTGAAAGCCTTTAAAAATGAAAACTTCTATCAAGTGTATGGGTTAACAGAATCCGGACCTAACGGTATTCTTCTGAACCCGGAGGAGCATCATACAAAGGCGGGAAGTATCGGCAAATATCCGACGGTGAATATGGAACTCAAGATTGTCCACGCTGATGGTGAGGAAACAAAGCCAAATGAATTCGGAGAAATTATTTTATCCGGGGATAGTTTGATGCTCGAGTATTATAAAAAGCCTGAGGAAACGGAAGTTACGATCAAAAATGGCTGGTTGTATACAGGGGACATGGCTTACAAGGATGAAGACGGCTATATCTATATTGTCGACCGTAAGAAAGATATCATTATTTCCGGCGGAGTTAATATTTACCCAAGGGAAATCGAGGAAGTCCTGGCAAAACATGAAGCTGTTTCTGAATCCTGTGTTATAGGCGCCGCCCATCCGGAATGGGGAGAGACTGTAAAAGCTGTCGTAGTTGCGAAGGAGGAGGTAACAGAGGAAGAATTGCGAGCCTTTGTGAGCAACTATCTGGCAGATTATAAATGTCCGCGAATCTATTCCTTTGTAGAGGAGCTGCCACGAAACGCAAGCGGAAAAATATTAAAGCAGCAGGTGAAGCAGCTGGTGTAG
- a CDS encoding glucose 1-dehydrogenase, translating to MYPDLQGKTAVVTGSSKGIGQGIAERFGREKMKVVVNFHSDSAGAEKTAEVIKENGGEALMNEADVSTEEGVRELLQTAVKEFGSLDVWVNNAGFSVDSPSHKLSLEDWQRVIDVNLTGAFLGSRAALEYMMENEIKGNIINITSVHQQIPKVSNSHYTATKSGLKGMTETMALEYAEYGIRVNSIAPGTIDTPANPAEDKDGEEKKKVLRKIPMRRIGQPEQIAAAAAWLASSEADYVTGTTLFVDGGMTLYPSQLD from the coding sequence ATGTATCCAGATTTGCAAGGAAAAACCGCCGTTGTTACTGGCTCATCTAAAGGTATCGGACAGGGGATTGCAGAGCGTTTCGGCCGTGAGAAAATGAAAGTGGTCGTTAATTTTCATAGTGATTCAGCCGGTGCCGAAAAAACAGCAGAAGTTATAAAGGAAAATGGCGGCGAAGCTCTTATGAATGAAGCAGATGTTTCTACAGAAGAGGGGGTCAGGGAACTCCTGCAAACGGCGGTAAAAGAGTTTGGCAGCCTGGATGTATGGGTAAACAATGCGGGTTTCAGTGTGGATTCTCCTTCGCATAAGCTAAGCCTGGAAGACTGGCAGAGAGTCATCGACGTAAATCTTACAGGCGCTTTCCTCGGAAGCAGAGCCGCTCTGGAATACATGATGGAGAATGAAATAAAAGGAAATATCATTAACATCACAAGTGTTCATCAGCAAATCCCTAAAGTGTCTAATTCCCATTATACCGCGACGAAGTCCGGACTGAAGGGAATGACAGAGACGATGGCTCTGGAATATGCTGAGTATGGAATCAGGGTGAATTCCATTGCTCCGGGCACGATTGATACACCTGCCAATCCTGCAGAGGATAAGGACGGGGAAGAGAAGAAAAAGGTTCTTCGTAAAATACCGATGAGGCGTATAGGCCAACCTGAGCAAATCGCTGCCGCTGCTGCATGGCTCGCCTCCTCGGAAGCAGATTATGTTACAGGTACAACATTATTTGTGGACGGGGGAATGACCCTGTATCCATCCCAGCTTGACTAA
- a CDS encoding serine hydrolase, whose product MLKTSKQLNELLADAAREVGFSGTVVVKEKDEVVFQTAHGFANRAEKLENKMDTRFGIASGCKLFTAIGICQLVEKGVVSFETKLADCLDIEFPHFDPDVTIHHLLTHTSGVPDYFDEAVMDDFADLWKEQPMYLLDSLAAFLPMFQKKEMMFSPGEGFHYNNAAFILLGLVVEEKTGMPFSDYIVENIFKPAGMADSGYFSLDQLPHNTALGYIDHEDGSWKTNVYSIPVKGGADGGAFTTSGDMLKLWEALLSFRLLNEDTTQLLLTPHAHVEEDDYYGYGVWIVKKDDGSISKYHVMGYDPGVSFHSAYYPEAEVTLVVSSNKSEGAWTMNKAVQSVL is encoded by the coding sequence TTGCTTAAAACTAGTAAACAATTAAATGAACTGCTTGCTGATGCTGCCCGTGAGGTGGGTTTCTCCGGTACTGTCGTTGTTAAAGAGAAAGATGAGGTTGTTTTTCAGACAGCCCATGGTTTTGCGAACAGGGCGGAGAAACTGGAGAACAAGATGGATACTAGATTCGGCATTGCTTCTGGCTGTAAGCTTTTCACGGCTATCGGCATCTGCCAGCTGGTGGAGAAAGGGGTGGTAAGCTTTGAAACAAAGCTTGCAGACTGTCTGGATATAGAGTTTCCTCATTTTGATCCTGACGTGACGATCCACCACCTGTTAACTCACACTTCTGGTGTTCCTGATTATTTTGATGAAGCTGTGATGGACGATTTCGCCGATCTCTGGAAGGAGCAGCCCATGTATTTGCTGGACAGCCTGGCTGCATTTTTGCCCATGTTCCAGAAAAAAGAGATGATGTTTTCTCCCGGAGAGGGCTTCCATTACAATAATGCTGCTTTTATATTGCTCGGGTTAGTTGTGGAGGAAAAAACGGGCATGCCATTCTCAGATTACATTGTTGAGAATATATTCAAGCCTGCAGGCATGGCTGACTCCGGTTATTTTTCCCTCGATCAGCTGCCGCATAATACTGCACTTGGCTATATCGACCATGAGGACGGGAGCTGGAAAACAAATGTGTATTCCATTCCTGTTAAAGGCGGCGCAGATGGAGGGGCGTTCACTACTTCAGGGGATATGCTGAAGCTGTGGGAAGCACTCCTTTCCTTCCGGCTGCTAAATGAGGACACAACGCAGCTGCTCCTCACCCCGCATGCTCATGTGGAGGAAGATGATTATTACGGGTATGGCGTTTGGATCGTGAAAAAGGATGATGGCAGCATCTCTAAGTATCACGTGATGGGCTACGACCCGGGCGTGAGCTTCCACTCCGCATATTATCCTGAAGCTGAGGTCACTTTAGTGGTCTCTTCCAATAAAAGCGAAGGTGCGTGGACGATGAATAAAGCAGTGCAGAGCGTTTTATAA